In Deltaproteobacteria bacterium, the DNA window CTGCCCGCGGAACATCTTCTCGCGCACGTACTTCTCCGCCTCCTGGGGATTGTCGATGAACTCCTTGGTGGCCTCGACGAAGCACTTCATCGTCCGCAGCGCGACGTCGCGGTTGGCGTAGAGCTTCTCGGTCATCACCAGCGCGCGGACCGGCTCTCCGAGCGGCGTGTCGTACGGCTTCACCAGCTCGACCGCGTAACCCTGCCGGATGGCCTGCGAGGATTGGGGCTCGCTCTGGCTGATCGCGTCGAGCTGCCCCGACTGCAGCGCCTGGTTCAAGTCGGCGTAGGCGAGGAACATGATGCGCACGTCCTTGCCGGACTGGTCGCTCCAGCTCAGCCCCACCTTGGCCAGCTCGGCGTAGAGGAGCAGCTCCTGCGCTCCTCCGCGGGCGGTGCCCACCTTCTTTCCCTTCAGGTCGGCGAGCTTGGTGACTCCACCATCCTTGCGCACGATGATCCGCGCTCCGCCCTTGGCGAACCCGGCGACCACGAACACCGGCGCGCCGGAGGCCCGCCCGGCAATGGCTCCGTCGAGCGCGCTGGCGGCGAGGTCGATCTCGCCGGCGAGGATGCCGGGCACGATGTCGAGCCCTTTGGCAAACATCCGCTCGTCGAGGCGGATGCCGTGCTTGGGACAGACTTCCTTCATGTGCGAGACGGCGCCGTAGTGCGCGAATTTGAGGTTACCGAGACGGACGACGTCCTCGGCGCGGACAGCGAACGACAGAGTCAGAGCGAGGAGGAGGGGGCGCATGGCGGCGCACTGTACACTCTCCGCCGTTACCCGACTTGAACAATGCAAAAAGAAGTGGTTTTGGTAGCGCGCCATGCGACCTACCAATCTCGTTTGCGGCCTCTGCGCGCTGGCGCTCGGCGCGTGCAAGCAGTCCTCGACTGACCAGGCGAAGCAGCCCGCCCAAGGAGGATCGGCGGCGGCGACGGCACCCTCGGGCTCCGAAATTCTCATCGGGGCCACCCTTCCATTGACGGGCTCGGAGGCGCGGGTCGGGGGCTTCTACAAGGAAGGCTACGAGCTCGCTTTCGAAGAGGCGAATCAGAACGGCGGCGTGTCCGTCGGCGGCAAGAAGATGCCGGTGAAGCTGATGCTGCTCGACGACACCAGCACCCAGGCCACTGCCGCGTCGCTCGCCGATCGCCTGATCAACAGCGACAAGGCGCAGTTCCTGCTCGGCACCTACGCCAGCCACCTGGTGGAGGCGCAAAGCGTCGTGGCCGAGCAGAACCACGTCCCCTACGTCAACGGCGGTGGTGGTGCGAGGGAGATCTACAAGCACGGTTACAAGTACGTGTTCGGGCTGCTGGCGCCAGTGCAGCTGCTGTCCACCGCGCTGATGGAGTGGGCAGACGCGCAACAGAAGGCCGGCAAATTGCCAAATCCGTCCAAGATCGCGGTGCTCTGGGAGAACACCGC includes these proteins:
- a CDS encoding transporter substrate-binding domain-containing protein produces the protein MRPLLLALTLSFAVRAEDVVRLGNLKFAHYGAVSHMKEVCPKHGIRLDERMFAKGLDIVPGILAGEIDLAASALDGAIAGRASGAPVFVVAGFAKGGARIIVRKDGGVTKLADLKGKKVGTARGGAQELLLYAELAKVGLSWSDQSGKDVRIMFLAYADLNQALQSGQLDAISQSEPQSSQAIRQGYAVELVKPYDTPLGEPVRALVMTEKLYANRDVALRTMKCFVEATKEFIDNPQEAEKYVREKMFRGQLTAEEYKDALENAAFTYDISAGQVQITADLMSKYGVGKMAKTPKATEFVRLDLLLEAKRALAVK